A window from Gossypium raimondii isolate GPD5lz chromosome 7, ASM2569854v1, whole genome shotgun sequence encodes these proteins:
- the LOC105789817 gene encoding uncharacterized protein LOC105789817, whose amino-acid sequence MVLMGKHDDARSVFPLTSLQIGDLQAYLSDLSLYLAIESNKFYILVDNRPWLRDLDSRPAHLWWQLMVTKSRLSPFANTKGRREKKEGKEASSESNAKDSKKLERWFCSIDAAMLSEQRVLLPVKKLRTSLLLSSELHRTLYGFIVFEVTWSNVRGINYLNELQTDTSLAIEAKSMQRWEFDSIDQAANSISSWFSGTLLELCHLKEYLDSTTGEVFHDTEEDFDEDNDDGNIYEDSFSTEENFPYDHSGTSDLRVYPSTGDCETFEPQTPIGPYKRKNVTKATSTGVEVDLHCGETQRQTENSSDNSTENAVEATLYRDVLLLFRFDDRDLPFKLQQIITPDLRLLRLLEAGLPSWVLFLQSYPGFCHIYRPWMCPLARALYVLISVITVVIGFYDLYKNVPVLKATAARLCGPLFDWIETWEMVSRIKYLGTMLFLHNCQKAVRLFLTFTRATRSFFSFLCLPLAEPFMDFLDFLWPIWNLFSEVGESFFSVIWIVICALYNLVEDLIETLLMPICFIGLVLQNLATSVLCPVFWILWEIIYAPIRLFLGFARFVAFICFFVSRLVGDIWQSFRSIIQFASATESAMNSNEISMWRSLWNDIFSQVFRALRSILNGFVAFFAACNRHRLSIYNHARHFVQRPFGGATTSQTSDPRRSKSAHGNMMHPHLEIRRRVHGKSCPPALSF is encoded by the exons ATGGTTTTGATGGGGAAACACGATGATGCACGCTCTGTTTTTCCTTTAACAAGTCTCCAGATCGg GGACTTGCAGGCATATCTTTCGGATCTTAGCCTTTACCTGGCCATTGAAAGTAACAAATTCTACATTTTGGTGGACAACAGGCCATGGCTGAGGGACTTGGATTCACGGCCAGCTCACTTGTGGTGGCAATTAATGGTTACCAAG TCCAGGTTATCTCCTTTTGCTAACACCAAAGGTCGTAGGGAGAAAAAAGAGGGGAAGGAAGCTTCTTCCGAATCAAATGCTAAAGATTCGAAAAAGTTAGAGAGATGGTTCTGTTCAATTGATGCTGCAATGTTGTCTGAACAGAGGGTTTTGCTACCTGTTAAGAAACTGAGAACATCTTTACTCCTTAGCAGTGAGTTGCATCGGACATTATATGGCTTCATTGTATTTGAAGTCACGTGGTCAAATGTCCGAGGTATTAACTACTTAAATGAGCTTCAG ACTGATACCTCTCTGGCCATAGAGGCTAAATCCATGCAAAGATGGGAATTTGACAGCATCGATCAAGCTGCAAATTCTATATCTTCATGGTTTTCTGGAACATTGTTGGAGCTGTGTCATTTAAAAGAGTACCTGGATTCAACAACTG GAGAGGTCTTCCATGACACTGAAGAAGATTTTGATGAGGATAATGATGATGGAAATATATATGAGGATAGTTTCAGCACTGAAGAAAATTTTCCGTATGATCATTCTGGCACTTCCGATTTAAGGGTTTACCCTTCTACTGGGGACTGCGAAACTTTTGAGCCACAAACTCCAATTGGGCCTTATAAGAGAAAAAATGTGACCAAGGCAACTAGTACTGGAGTTGAAGTCGATCTACATTGTGGGGAAACCCAAAGGCAAACTGAAAACTCATCCGACAACTCTACTGAAAATGCAGTTGAAGCTACACTGTACAGGGATGTTCTTCTTTTGTTTAGATTTGATGATAGAGATCTTCCATTTAAATTACAGCAAATAATAACTCCTGATCTGAGGTTACTTCGTTTGTTAGAGGCTGGTCTTCCATCCTGGGTCCTCTTTCTTCAATCATATCCTGGCTTTTGCCATATCTATCGGCCATGGATGTGCCCTCTGGCCAGAGCTCTATATGTTTTGATTTCAGTCATAACTGTTGTAATTGGGTTTTATGATTTATACAAAAATGTCCCTGTTCTTAAGGCAACTGCTGCTCGTTTATGTGGGCCACTTTTTGATTGGATAGAAACCTGGGAGATGGTATCAAGGATCAAGTACTTGGGAACTATGCTATTTCTACATAATTGTCAGAAGGCTGTGAGGCTGTTTTTGACATTTACGCGTGCTACTCgatcatttttctcttttctttgtctACCACTGGCAGAACCATTTATGGACTTTTTGGACTTCCTTTGGCCAATTTGGAATCTATTCAGTGAGGTAGGTGAAAGCTTCTTTTCAGTCATATGGATTGTGATTTGTGCTCTCTACAATCTAGTGGAGGATCTCATAGAGACTTTACTGATGCCTATCTGCTTTATTGGCTTAGTTCTTCAAAATCTCG CAACTTCCGTCCTGTGTCCTGTCTTTTGGATTCTTTGGGAAATAATATATGCCCCAATACGCCTGTTCCTTGGATTCGCCAGATTTGTggcttttatttgtttcttcgTCTCTCGTTTGGTTGGAGATATATGGCAATCTTTTAGAAGCATAATTCAATTTGCTTCTGCTACTGAATCTGCAATGAACAGTAATGAGATTTCCATGTGGCGTTCACTTTGGAATGACATTTTTTCTCAG GTTTTTCGTGCTCTCAGAAGTATATTAAATGGTTTTGTTGCCTTCTTTGCAGCCTGCAATAGACATCGCCTAAG CATTTATAATCATGCAAGGCATTTTGTTCAAAGACCATTTGGTGGAGCCACAACATCACAAACCTCAGATCCTAGACGTAGTAAGTCGGCACATGGAAATATGATGCACCCCCAC TTAGAGATAAGGAGGAGAGTCCATGGTAAATCTTGTCCTCCGGCATTGTCATTTTGA
- the LOC105789795 gene encoding small ubiquitin-related modifier 1, producing the protein MSGQQEEDKKPGDQSAAHINLKVKGQDGNEVFFRIKRSTQLKKLMNAYCDRQSVDFNSIAFLFDGRRLRGEQTPDELEMEDGDEIDAMLHQTGGTV; encoded by the exons ATGTCGGGGCAGCAAGAAGAAGATAAGAAGCCCGGCGATCAGTCCGCGGCTCACATCAACCTCAAAGTCAAAGGCCAG GACGGGAATGAAGTTTTCTTCAGGATCAAAAGAAGCACACAATTGAAGAAGCTCATGAATGCATATTGCGACCGACAATCTGTGGATTTCAACTCGATTGCCTTCTTGTTCGATGGTCGCCGCCTGCGAGGTGAGCAAACTCCTGACGAG CTTGAGATGGAGGATGGTGATGAGATCGATGCTATGCTTCACCAAACCGGTGGTACTGTGTGA
- the LOC105789835 gene encoding uncharacterized protein LOC105789835 codes for MAADQSERQSEEQRQPTLTPSVETKLKGACFKCKKQGHWAKYCPSNDNPTAKPSSPPLDTHLIPVLCCHCGVACTIQVSRSDANYGKPYYSRNCTCDNATRGRNFYKWCDDVKAPMCSCGAGACTVNNRRDENGKETKYFTCRIRKGHGACGFLQFESPTSSRPRSLEIDERPSTMRLRCGGLSDIITHEMSVTGNLPNGYAEVDKVSQNALGSGTQPLCDPLGTSSLETSFIASEKVRKNLQKDYLSHLEPIEPPDHNSMLQAVNDTFGASVSPLIECRPFVEHMVESFRGISIVAGMGSALKDYCNQSVPSIPKNIGKSLYDISGNNAETFATVTDTGNYHFWSVHEAASHIKDTLCQIEKLETYLLKTAKDVGQLKRCMQATYQELTKALKLTQEKEEQMHFNMDNIK; via the exons ATGGCAGCCGATCAATCTGAGAGACAAAGCGAAGAACAACGTCAGCCGACATTAACACCATCGGTTGAAACAAAGCTGAAAGGCGCATGCTTTAAGTGCAAAAAGCAAGGTCACTGGGCAAAATATTGCCCTTCCAACGACAACCCAACGGCAAAACCTTCATCTCCGCCGCTCGACACCCACCTAATTCCGGTGCTGTGCTGCCATTGCGGTGTGGCTTGCACCATTCAGGTTTCCCGTAGTGACGCTAACTACGGAAAACCATATTATTCTCGTAACTGTACTTGCGATAATGCCACCCGAGGCAGAAATTTCTACAAATGGTGCGATGATGTCAAGGCACCGATGTGTAGTTGCGGCGCCGGTGCTTGTACCGTTAATAACCGGCGAGATGAAAATGGGAAGGAGACCAAGTACTTTACTTGTCGTATTAGAAAG ggacaTGGAGCCTGTGGTTTCTTGCAGTTCGAGAGTCCTACGAGTTCACGGCCAAGGTCTTTGGAGATAGACGAAAGACCATCGACAATGAGACTCCGGTGTGGTGGCCTATCAGATATTATCACTCACGAGATGTCTGTTACTGGGAATTTACCAAATGGAT ATGCTGAAGTTGATAAAGTATCGCAAAATGCTCTCGGAAGTGGTACTCAACCATTGTGTGATCCTTTAGGGACTTCAAGCCTCGAAACATCGTTCATTGCTTCAGAGAAAGTCAGAAAGAATCTTCAGAAGGATTACCTCTCTCATTTGGAGCCAATTGAGCCACCTGATCACAATTCCATGTTACAGGCAGTGAATGATACTTTTGGTGCTTCAGTTAGTCCGTTGATTGAATGCAGACCTTTTGTCGAGCATATGGTGGAATCTTTTCGGGGTATATCAATAGTTGCAGGAATGGGGTCAGCTCTCAAAGATTACTGCAATCAGTCAGTGCCTTCCATACCTAAAAATATTGGGAAATCTTTGTATGATATATCTGGGAACAATGCAGAAACATTTGCCACCGTAACAGACACTGGCAATTATCATTTTTGGTCAGTCCATGAAGCGGCTTCTCATATTAAAGACACGCTCTGTCAAATTGAGAAGCTTGAGACTTACCTTCTAAAAACTGCTAAGGATGTCGGACAGTTAAAGAGATGCATGCAGGCTACATATCAAGAGCTGACAAAAGCCTTGAAACTTACACAGGAGAAAGAAGAGCAAATGCATTTTAATATGGACAACATTAAATGA